In Paracoccus liaowanqingii, one DNA window encodes the following:
- the istB gene encoding IS21-like element helper ATPase IstB — translation MTEAPRILLTHHLKTLKLPTFLREYEKVARQCAAEGLDHVQFLSRLVELELIDRERRMVERRIKAAKFPTTKSLDSFDFKAIPKLNKMQVLELARCEWILRRENVIALGPSGTGKTHVALGLGLAACQKGMAVRFTTAATLVNELMEARDERRLLRLQKQLAGVKLLIIDELGFVPLSKTGAELLFELISQRYERGSTMITSNLPFDEWTETFGTERLTGALLDRLTHHVNILEMNGDSYRLGQSRARKAEATT, via the coding sequence ATGACTGAAGCCCCGAGGATCCTGCTCACCCACCATCTGAAAACGCTGAAGCTGCCGACGTTCCTGCGGGAGTATGAGAAGGTTGCGCGCCAATGCGCCGCTGAAGGGCTGGACCATGTCCAGTTCCTGTCGCGCCTGGTCGAACTGGAACTGATCGACCGCGAGCGGCGGATGGTCGAGCGACGCATCAAGGCCGCGAAGTTCCCGACGACCAAGAGCCTCGACAGCTTCGACTTCAAGGCGATCCCCAAGCTCAACAAGATGCAGGTGCTGGAATTGGCCCGCTGTGAATGGATCCTACGGCGCGAGAACGTCATCGCCCTCGGGCCGAGCGGCACGGGCAAGACCCATGTTGCCCTCGGACTGGGGCTGGCCGCCTGTCAGAAGGGCATGGCGGTCCGCTTCACCACCGCCGCGACGTTGGTCAACGAGCTGATGGAGGCCCGCGACGAACGCCGCCTGCTCCGCCTGCAAAAGCAGCTGGCTGGCGTCAAGTTGCTCATCATCGATGAACTAGGCTTTGTGCCGCTGTCCAAGACCGGCGCCGAGCTCTTGTTCGAGCTCATCTCTCAGCGCTATGAGCGCGGTTCCACGATGATCACCAGCAACCTGCCATTCGACGAATGGACTGAAACCTTCGGCACCGAACGCCTGACCGGCGCATTGCTCGATCGACTGACCCACCACGTCAATATCCTCGAGATGAACGGCGACAGTTATCGGCTCGGACAAAGCCGCGCCCGAAAGGCCGAAGCAACCACATAA
- a CDS encoding mechanosensitive ion channel family protein has protein sequence MIADIEPLRILSFELARLAASFVALLPNLIAALIVLVLTWALARYAWRGEARLLRRWHRRPALIAAARTLTRSLIWFSGLIVSATLIFPGMSATNVVAGLGVGSLVVGLAFRDIFENYLAGVLILLRKPMRIGDDILCQGIEGQVEQITIRDTYLRRRSGELVLVPNSFIYSNPTTVLTDRPLRRITLEVGVAYGTELEHARAVFYEALSGLDTVDAAEKIEVFCQGFGDSSIDFVLRWWAGSTPVEELRSRDEVARSVKRALDDAGIEIPFPQRTLSFLEPVPPEGIKPS, from the coding sequence ATGATTGCTGATATAGAACCCTTGCGCATCCTGAGTTTCGAGCTAGCCCGTCTGGCAGCGAGTTTTGTCGCGCTCTTGCCCAATCTCATCGCCGCGCTCATCGTTTTGGTCCTGACCTGGGCGCTAGCACGTTATGCCTGGCGGGGGGAAGCTCGCCTGCTCAGGCGCTGGCATCGACGCCCGGCGCTGATTGCTGCGGCGAGGACACTGACGCGAAGCTTGATCTGGTTCAGTGGTTTGATCGTCTCGGCAACGCTGATCTTTCCCGGAATGTCTGCCACGAACGTAGTCGCAGGCCTTGGGGTCGGCTCGCTAGTCGTTGGGCTGGCCTTTCGGGACATCTTCGAGAACTACCTTGCCGGGGTTCTGATCTTGTTGCGCAAACCGATGCGCATCGGCGACGACATTCTCTGCCAGGGGATCGAGGGCCAGGTGGAACAGATCACCATCCGCGACACCTACCTGCGGCGGCGCTCAGGTGAGCTTGTGCTTGTGCCGAACTCGTTCATCTACAGCAACCCGACCACGGTGCTGACCGACCGGCCTCTGCGCCGGATAACGCTGGAGGTGGGTGTCGCATACGGTACCGAACTGGAGCACGCTCGGGCGGTTTTCTACGAGGCGCTTTCAGGCCTTGATACGGTCGATGCGGCGGAAAAAATCGAGGTGTTCTGCCAAGGTTTTGGAGACTCCTCGATTGATTTCGTGTTGCGCTGGTGGGCCGGGTCAACGCCGGTAGAGGAACTTCGTTCTCGCGACGAGGTGGCTCGTTCGGTGAAGCGCGCCTTGGACGACGCCGGTATCGAGATCCCCTTTCCGCAGCGAACGCTCAGCTTCCTGGAGCCGGTCCCACCCGAGGGTATCAAACCGTCATAG
- a CDS encoding MFS transporter, whose amino-acid sequence MPLIRPRQVPLVAALGATQIIGYGSIYYAFPILAPAVAQEFQVSEPFLFGLLSAGLLLGGFAAPTLGRLLDRIGAGRVMTMGSFAMAVLLILLAWAPNIHAFGALTILIEILSFAVLYDAAFAMLAQKRPGETRKAITRLTLIAGFASTIFWPLSGMLVMEIGWRETQLVFAASHLLCAALHFKMTTTPVMDTLALPTDNAAPGPAWVPAVMTEAVALRAFLLLALGFALTGMAISAVTVHLVEILRSLHLGEAAYLAAMVLGPAQVAVRLMDATVWRDRHPLFIAILSAAAIVTAIILLLLPGPASLIAFAFAAIMGAGAGLSSIVRGAVPVALFGASGLGQRLGRLAAIRSIMGASSPFLFAWAAAAYSMSWAVGAALALAVAGLAAMVVLQQNLQRNGIVPPLRSKPRVRITA is encoded by the coding sequence ATGCCCCTGATCCGTCCTCGCCAAGTTCCCCTGGTCGCCGCCCTCGGGGCGACGCAGATCATCGGTTATGGATCCATCTACTATGCGTTTCCAATTCTGGCCCCTGCTGTCGCGCAGGAGTTTCAGGTCAGCGAGCCGTTCCTGTTTGGTCTGCTCTCAGCAGGTCTGCTGCTAGGTGGGTTTGCCGCACCCACTTTGGGGAGATTACTGGACCGCATCGGTGCGGGACGGGTCATGACTATGGGCAGCTTTGCGATGGCGGTCCTCCTCATCCTTCTGGCGTGGGCACCAAACATTCATGCGTTTGGTGCCCTTACGATCCTGATCGAGATCCTCAGCTTTGCTGTCCTTTATGATGCCGCGTTCGCCATGCTTGCGCAGAAGCGTCCGGGCGAAACCCGGAAAGCGATCACGCGCCTGACCCTGATCGCAGGGTTTGCGTCGACGATCTTCTGGCCCCTCAGCGGGATGCTGGTGATGGAAATTGGCTGGCGGGAAACGCAGCTGGTCTTTGCAGCGTCCCACCTGCTCTGCGCGGCACTGCATTTCAAGATGACGACCACTCCGGTCATGGACACGCTTGCTCTCCCGACTGACAACGCGGCTCCGGGCCCGGCATGGGTGCCGGCCGTTATGACCGAGGCGGTCGCGCTGCGCGCTTTTCTTCTACTGGCCTTGGGATTTGCGCTGACTGGCATGGCCATATCCGCCGTCACCGTTCATCTGGTAGAGATCCTGCGCTCGCTGCACCTGGGGGAGGCAGCCTATCTCGCTGCGATGGTCCTGGGCCCGGCACAGGTTGCCGTGCGCCTGATGGACGCAACCGTATGGCGGGACCGGCACCCTCTTTTTATCGCTATTTTGTCGGCAGCGGCGATCGTCACGGCCATCATCCTGCTGCTTTTGCCGGGTCCCGCCTCGCTGATAGCCTTCGCCTTTGCCGCAATCATGGGAGCCGGGGCCGGCCTGTCCAGCATCGTGCGCGGCGCCGTCCCGGTCGCTCTATTCGGAGCGTCTGGACTGGGGCAGCGGTTGGGGCGCCTGGCGGCGATCCGCAGCATTATGGGCGCGTCATCGCCCTTCCTCTTTGCCTGGGCCGCAGCTGCCTACTCCATGTCTTGGGCGGTGGGGGCTGCCCTCGCTTTGGCGGTAGCTGGTTTGGCAGCGATGGTGGTGCTTCAACAGAACCTCCAACGCAACGGTATTGTGCCGCCGCTTAGGTCAAAGCCTAGGGTCCGAATAACGGCTTAG
- a CDS encoding IS256 family transposase has translation MEDDITITPLHQPGSVVDPLTEIARDGARQMLAAALRAEAASFVAQFAEERLPDGRQRVVHHGTGPERNIQTGIGPIPVQRQKVRDRAADAPPEDKIRFNSRILPKWARRSPSLDALLPVLYLRGVSTGDFQEALSALVGPDAPNLSPGAISRLTGEWQAEHDRWQRRNLSARRYVYVWADGVYLQARMEPQAECMLVIIGATPEGKKELLGFQVGVRESAQSWHELLVDLRARGLSAPPDLAVGDGALGFWKALDEIFPDTRHQRCWTHKVSNVLNKLPKSMHPAVKTDLREIWQAATRAAAETAVNTFVEKYGVKYEKAVACLTKDREALLAFYDFPAAHWDHLRTSNPIESVFATVRHRTVRTKGALSQKTAKLMVFKLVQAAAKKWRRLKGANQLPLVVEGVKFTDGVAEQDANESRAA, from the coding sequence TTGGAAGATGATATCACGATCACCCCGCTTCACCAGCCCGGATCTGTCGTTGATCCACTCACCGAGATTGCACGCGACGGCGCCCGGCAGATGCTGGCAGCGGCACTCAGGGCTGAGGCCGCGAGTTTTGTCGCGCAGTTTGCTGAGGAGCGCCTGCCCGATGGCAGGCAGCGCGTTGTCCACCACGGCACCGGCCCTGAGCGGAACATCCAGACCGGGATCGGCCCTATCCCGGTGCAGAGACAGAAGGTGCGCGACCGGGCAGCTGATGCGCCGCCGGAGGACAAGATCCGGTTCAATTCGCGCATTCTTCCGAAGTGGGCGCGCCGTTCGCCTAGCCTTGATGCTCTGCTTCCGGTCCTCTACTTGCGCGGCGTCTCGACTGGAGACTTCCAGGAGGCTCTGAGCGCGCTGGTCGGTCCGGATGCGCCCAACCTGTCGCCAGGAGCGATCTCGCGGCTCACGGGCGAGTGGCAAGCAGAACATGACCGCTGGCAACGCCGAAACCTCTCGGCCCGGCGCTACGTCTATGTCTGGGCCGACGGCGTGTATCTGCAGGCCCGGATGGAGCCGCAGGCCGAGTGCATGCTGGTGATCATCGGGGCGACGCCGGAAGGGAAGAAGGAGCTGCTGGGGTTCCAGGTTGGGGTCCGCGAGAGCGCGCAGAGCTGGCATGAACTGCTGGTCGACCTCAGGGCCCGCGGCCTCTCGGCGCCACCGGACCTCGCGGTCGGAGATGGTGCCCTTGGCTTCTGGAAGGCGCTGGATGAGATCTTCCCCGACACGCGCCACCAACGCTGTTGGACCCACAAGGTGTCCAACGTCCTGAACAAGCTTCCGAAGTCGATGCACCCGGCGGTGAAGACTGACCTGCGGGAGATCTGGCAAGCCGCGACCCGCGCGGCGGCAGAGACCGCCGTCAATACCTTCGTCGAGAAGTATGGCGTGAAATACGAGAAAGCCGTCGCCTGCCTGACCAAGGATCGAGAGGCACTGCTGGCCTTCTACGACTTCCCGGCCGCTCACTGGGACCACCTGCGCACGTCCAACCCGATCGAGAGCGTCTTCGCGACCGTCCGCCATCGCACCGTCCGAACCAAAGGCGCGTTGTCTCAGAAGACAGCGAAGCTGATGGTGTTCAAGCTGGTTCAGGCCGCAGCGAAGAAATGGCGACGACTGAAGGGCGCAAACCAGTTGCCTCTCGTCGTCGAAGGCGTCAAGTTCACTGACGGTGTCGCCGAGCAGGACGCCAACGAAAGCCGCGCCGCTTGA
- a CDS encoding HU family DNA-binding protein, with protein sequence MIRSELVRKLAKVHPHLSPLVVEAAVESILNQITDSLAQGKRVEFREFGSFASKVRKQRMSRDPRNGDPVKVEAKQVPTFRASKLLLARLNGES encoded by the coding sequence ATGATCCGTTCCGAACTGGTCAGGAAACTCGCCAAGGTCCACCCGCATCTGTCGCCGCTGGTGGTGGAGGCCGCCGTGGAGTCGATCCTGAACCAGATCACCGATAGTCTCGCACAGGGCAAAAGGGTTGAGTTTCGGGAGTTCGGAAGCTTTGCGAGCAAGGTCCGGAAGCAAAGGATGAGCCGGGACCCCCGAAATGGCGACCCTGTGAAGGTGGAGGCGAAGCAGGTCCCGACGTTCAGAGCCTCAAAGCTACTCTTGGCGCGCTTGAATGGGGAGAGCTGA
- a CDS encoding ParA family protein, whose product MKIVACYSNKGGVGKTAASVNLAYAFAKAGKRVLLCDLDPQGASGFYFRVKPSEKLENEAFFEDVKQFTKAIRGSDYDNLEILPANMTFRDFDVFLSRMKNSRSRLKKSLKAVGGDYDVIVLDCPPNISMLSENVLQASDLIVVPVIPTTLSERTFEQLLDFVGGRTGRRTPPARSGSWPSSRWCSARSCCMARRWSGCGTPIPSRCCRPCCPFPPTSSGWA is encoded by the coding sequence ATGAAGATCGTCGCCTGCTACAGCAACAAGGGCGGTGTCGGAAAGACCGCCGCCTCGGTCAACCTGGCCTACGCCTTCGCCAAGGCCGGCAAGCGCGTGCTGCTCTGCGATCTGGACCCGCAGGGGGCCTCGGGGTTCTATTTCCGCGTCAAGCCCTCGGAAAAGCTGGAGAACGAGGCGTTCTTCGAGGACGTCAAGCAGTTCACCAAGGCGATCCGCGGCAGCGACTACGACAATCTGGAAATTCTGCCCGCCAATATGACCTTTCGCGATTTCGACGTCTTCCTGTCGCGGATGAAGAACAGCCGGTCGCGGCTCAAGAAGTCGCTGAAGGCCGTCGGCGGGGATTACGACGTCATCGTGCTGGACTGCCCGCCCAACATCTCGATGCTGTCCGAGAACGTGCTGCAGGCCTCGGACCTGATCGTGGTGCCGGTCATTCCGACGACGCTGTCCGAACGGACCTTCGAGCAGCTGCTGGACTTCGTGGGGGGCAGGACGGGTCGAAGGACACCTCCGGCAAGAAGCGGATCGTGGCCTTCTTCTCGATGGTGCAGCGCCAGAAGCTGCTGCATGGCGAGACGATGGAGCGGATGCGGGACGCCTATCCCAAGCAGATGCTGCAGGCCGTGCTGCCCTTTTCCACCGACGTCGAGCGGATGGGCGTGA
- a CDS encoding PepSY domain-containing protein — translation MQKLLATVAALGFAAPAFAQEESQMSMEEVPQTVMEAAQSEAETRNVTLESVQMDSDQGTETYELSGTMENGMMFEIDVLEDGTVEEIEEEVEMSAVPEEVSAALEENLPGFQPDFIEKSTRPADDGRVVYEFEGSHDGNDVDVEINEDGTNYMMNEDTAG, via the coding sequence ATGCAGAAATTACTCGCCACCGTCGCCGCCTTGGGATTTGCCGCACCGGCATTTGCTCAGGAAGAAAGCCAAATGAGCATGGAGGAAGTTCCCCAAACCGTGATGGAAGCAGCGCAGTCCGAGGCGGAGACCAGAAACGTGACCTTGGAAAGCGTCCAAATGGATAGTGATCAAGGCACAGAAACTTATGAGCTCTCCGGCACCATGGAAAATGGGATGATGTTCGAGATCGACGTTCTGGAAGACGGCACAGTTGAAGAAATCGAGGAAGAGGTCGAAATGTCAGCGGTTCCCGAGGAGGTATCCGCGGCTCTCGAAGAGAACCTCCCCGGTTTCCAGCCGGACTTCATTGAGAAAAGCACGCGTCCCGCCGATGATGGCCGTGTCGTCTATGAATTCGAGGGATCGCATGACGGAAACGACGTCGATGTCGAGATCAATGAAGACGGCACGAACTACATGATGAACGAGGACACTGCTGGCTGA
- a CDS encoding NUDIX hydrolase, with translation MTEKRYGVLCRLPGKGKDQIVLVTRQSRKEWIHPKGHRIPGMSGPASARREAYEEGGLKGRVFAHRKVVVLCGQGSKKILLTLYDMRVDKLLKRWPESRKRERIVVSVAKAGRMSYGRFWVMGSEKAAYRGGCQSLPEPPEGAIRLGR, from the coding sequence ATGACCGAAAAGCGCTACGGCGTCCTCTGCCGCCTGCCCGGGAAGGGCAAGGACCAGATCGTCCTGGTCACCCGCCAGAGCCGGAAGGAATGGATCCATCCGAAGGGGCACCGCATCCCCGGCATGTCCGGCCCGGCCTCGGCACGCCGCGAGGCCTATGAGGAGGGCGGCCTGAAGGGCCGCGTGTTCGCGCATCGAAAGGTCGTCGTGCTGTGCGGACAGGGCAGCAAGAAGATCCTGCTGACGCTTTACGACATGCGCGTCGACAAGCTGCTCAAGCGCTGGCCCGAAAGCCGCAAGCGCGAGCGCATCGTCGTGTCCGTCGCCAAGGCCGGGCGGATGAGCTATGGCCGATTTTGGGTGATGGGGTCTGAGAAGGCGGCGTATCGTGGTGGGTGTCAAAGCCTGCCAGAACCTCCCGAAGGAGCGATACGCCTTGGAAGATGA
- a CDS encoding CHAD domain-containing protein, with amino-acid sequence MSRSEDTILVLAGALADDALGPQVGALDLGVTDLAAEAPFELLDDFNGSVRSAGQLLIETGRCLILHQTDGVMAQKAGRPGNFVADLAEGPVRAALQCVSPLRSLLSVGSGTISSRQLSLTDDEGKTQVRARLTTLQPKGDGAPVTFAALQGLRGYDRALDALRGHLEAAAAPGADSVAAVAPLLFPAHVPYVAKPDVPVAGDDTAWRAANDIITAYLRVARSNEAGIIADHDTEFLHDYRVALRKVRSVISLFKGVYSDDQTAALKQAASDLMAPTGRLRDLDVYLLARDDYFAMLPASLHQGLELMFAMFAKERRRAHKAVAANLRSAAHDRAISDLQALFDAPDRPVKGPEADHQVQDYARRLIWKRYRKVCRIAREITAQTPDTQVHELRILCKKLRYLMEFFAPLFPADAVKPLLKPLKALQDNLGLFNDYSVQQVALRDFMEAHEPIGQKQDLVLAQSIGALIAVLHERQKEERARIMSSFTLFDSAEVRAEFRTLFHGKEA; translated from the coding sequence ATGAGCCGATCCGAAGACACGATCCTGGTCCTGGCGGGGGCGCTGGCGGACGACGCCTTGGGGCCGCAGGTCGGCGCGCTGGACCTTGGCGTGACCGATCTGGCGGCCGAGGCCCCGTTCGAGCTGCTGGACGATTTCAACGGATCGGTCCGCAGCGCCGGCCAGCTGCTGATCGAGACCGGGCGCTGCCTGATCCTGCACCAGACGGATGGCGTCATGGCCCAGAAGGCCGGGCGCCCCGGCAATTTCGTGGCCGATCTGGCCGAGGGGCCGGTCAGGGCGGCGCTGCAGTGCGTCTCTCCGCTGCGCAGCCTGCTGAGCGTCGGCTCGGGGACGATCAGCAGCCGCCAGCTGTCCCTGACCGATGACGAGGGCAAGACGCAGGTGCGCGCCCGGCTGACGACGCTGCAGCCCAAGGGCGACGGCGCGCCGGTGACCTTCGCCGCCCTGCAGGGGCTGCGCGGCTACGACCGCGCGCTGGACGCCCTGCGCGGGCATCTGGAGGCCGCCGCCGCCCCCGGGGCGGATAGCGTCGCCGCCGTGGCGCCCCTGCTGTTTCCCGCCCATGTCCCCTATGTCGCCAAGCCCGATGTCCCGGTCGCCGGCGACGATACCGCGTGGCGCGCCGCCAATGACATCATCACCGCCTATCTGCGCGTGGCCCGCAGCAACGAGGCGGGGATCATCGCCGATCACGACACGGAATTCCTGCACGATTACCGCGTCGCGCTGCGCAAGGTCCGGTCGGTCATCAGCCTGTTCAAGGGCGTGTATTCGGACGACCAGACGGCGGCGCTGAAGCAGGCGGCCTCGGACCTGATGGCCCCCACCGGGCGGCTGCGGGATCTGGACGTCTACCTGCTGGCCCGCGACGACTATTTCGCCATGCTGCCCGCGTCCCTGCACCAGGGGCTGGAGCTGATGTTCGCGATGTTCGCCAAGGAACGGCGCCGCGCGCACAAGGCGGTCGCGGCCAATTTGCGCAGCGCGGCGCATGACCGCGCCATTTCCGACCTGCAGGCGCTGTTCGACGCGCCCGACCGCCCGGTCAAGGGCCCCGAGGCCGACCATCAGGTCCAGGACTATGCCCGCCGGCTGATCTGGAAACGCTATCGCAAGGTCTGCAGGATCGCCCGCGAGATCACCGCCCAGACCCCCGACACGCAGGTCCACGAGCTGCGGATCCTGTGCAAGAAGTTGCGCTATCTGATGGAGTTCTTCGCCCCGCTGTTTCCCGCCGACGCGGTCAAGCCCCTCTTGAAGCCCCTCAAGGCGCTGCAGGACAATCTGGGCCTGTTCAACGACTACTCGGTCCAGCAGGTCGCGCTGCGCGACTTCATGGAGGCCCACGAGCCGATCGGGCAGAAGCAGGACCTGGTCCTGGCGCAAAGCATCGGCGCCCTGATCGCGGTGCTGCACGAGCGCCAGAAGGAAGAGCGGGCCCGGATCATGTCCAGCTTCACGCTGTTCGACAGCGCAGAGGTCCGCGCCGAATTCCGCACCCTGTTCCATGGCAAGGAAGCCTGA
- a CDS encoding ArsR/SmtB family transcription factor — MTTISSNARALAALGHDARLSIFRLLVKVGDEGLRVSEIGENLGFAPSTLAHHLSALVDAGLVLQERQGREVFNRVDYPAMHRVLKFLTSECCSGVTGTTTIKLG; from the coding sequence ATGACAACGATCAGCTCAAACGCCCGCGCACTTGCCGCCCTGGGGCACGATGCCCGCCTTTCCATTTTTCGCCTGCTCGTCAAGGTGGGCGATGAGGGCCTGAGGGTCAGCGAAATTGGCGAGAACCTCGGCTTTGCGCCGTCCACACTTGCCCACCATTTGTCCGCTCTGGTCGATGCGGGGTTGGTGCTGCAAGAACGACAGGGCAGAGAGGTCTTCAATCGTGTCGATTACCCTGCCATGCACCGGGTTCTGAAGTTCCTGACGTCCGAGTGCTGTTCGGGTGTGACTGGAACGACGACTATAAAATTGGGCTAA
- a CDS encoding RBBP9/YdeN family alpha/beta hydrolase: MTIQGQKGLRVIILHGAHGGPDTNWFPWLHDELEHAGIEVVRPRFPTPQGQSLEAWLDAYDHEVALLASAPTILIGHSLGATMALRLVERTAEPFSGMFLAAGFIGALGLPDYDDINASFFAKPFDWKGIGDRKGSVCCCWAGADDPYVPLLRSQELADYLGAPLEVVPDGGHLNGETGFTTFPQMRDAILAARANVVG; this comes from the coding sequence ATGACCATTCAGGGGCAAAAGGGATTGCGTGTGATCATACTGCATGGTGCGCACGGAGGTCCCGATACGAACTGGTTTCCTTGGCTTCATGACGAGCTTGAGCATGCAGGGATCGAGGTAGTGCGACCCCGGTTTCCCACACCTCAGGGTCAGTCGTTGGAAGCGTGGTTAGACGCTTATGACCACGAAGTCGCACTATTGGCTTCGGCTCCCACCATTCTCATTGGTCACAGTCTCGGGGCCACAATGGCGTTGCGGCTGGTAGAGAGGACCGCCGAGCCGTTTAGCGGGATGTTCCTAGCCGCAGGATTTATCGGTGCGCTTGGTCTGCCCGACTACGACGACATCAATGCCTCCTTTTTCGCCAAACCATTCGACTGGAAAGGCATTGGTGATCGAAAAGGAAGTGTGTGCTGCTGCTGGGCCGGGGCCGACGATCCATATGTTCCCCTTCTGCGCTCGCAGGAACTCGCAGATTATCTTGGTGCACCCCTTGAGGTGGTTCCGGACGGTGGGCATCTGAACGGCGAAACGGGTTTCACCACCTTTCCGCAGATGCGTGACGCTATCCTGGCGGCACGTGCGAACGTGGTAGGTTAG
- a CDS encoding YciE/YciF ferroxidase family protein, which yields MAKAKKSADETSTKAKAAKSSKVTGGKTEKASPEALAKRSQTIAAKARSAKASKQNTSKKGLADLFEHALADMYYAEKKIYKALPKMIKAANHPDLVAALTQHREETAVQIEGLEAIFVLLDKRAKAEKCDAIDGILEESESLLEDFGDSAAADAAIIFSCQAVEHYEITRYGSMSAFAEALGLNEAKAHLDTILAQEGAADRKLSEIAEGSINEAAAEYDEESSENA from the coding sequence ATGGCAAAAGCTAAAAAATCTGCTGATGAAACATCCACGAAGGCGAAAGCTGCGAAGTCGAGCAAAGTAACCGGTGGGAAGACTGAAAAAGCCAGCCCCGAGGCACTTGCGAAGCGCTCGCAAACAATCGCCGCAAAAGCGCGATCAGCCAAGGCATCCAAGCAGAACACCTCCAAGAAGGGACTTGCCGACCTCTTCGAACATGCGCTGGCCGACATGTATTATGCAGAAAAGAAAATCTACAAAGCCCTCCCCAAGATGATCAAGGCGGCCAATCACCCGGACTTGGTCGCGGCGCTAACCCAGCACCGCGAGGAAACCGCCGTTCAGATCGAAGGTCTCGAAGCAATTTTCGTGCTGCTCGACAAGCGTGCCAAGGCTGAAAAATGCGATGCGATAGACGGCATCCTTGAGGAGAGCGAGAGCCTCCTAGAGGATTTCGGCGACAGCGCTGCAGCAGATGCCGCCATTATCTTCAGCTGCCAGGCCGTCGAACATTATGAGATCACGCGCTATGGTTCGATGAGCGCCTTTGCAGAGGCTCTTGGTTTAAATGAGGCGAAGGCCCATCTCGATACGATTCTGGCCCAGGAAGGCGCTGCAGACCGCAAATTGTCTGAAATCGCTGAAGGCTCGATCAACGAAGCCGCCGCGGAGTACGACGAAGAAAGTTCTGAAAACGCATAA
- a CDS encoding CYTH domain-containing protein, with translation MATPQEIERKFLVPALPDLSAARPSALRQGYVTQPQDSVEVRLRQSDDTHVLCLKSGEGIVRTEREITIEAAQFDLLWPQTEGRRIEKTRWTGRLDDGHTFELDVFDGDLAPLVTVEVEFGSETEATAFAPPAWFGRDVSANGRFRNKSLALSGATLIRELFA, from the coding sequence ATGGCCACGCCCCAGGAGATCGAGCGCAAGTTCCTGGTTCCCGCGCTGCCGGATCTGTCGGCGGCCCGGCCCTCGGCCCTGCGGCAGGGCTATGTGACCCAACCGCAGGATTCGGTCGAGGTAAGGCTGCGCCAGTCGGACGACACGCATGTGCTGTGCCTGAAATCCGGCGAAGGCATCGTACGGACCGAGCGCGAGATCACGATCGAGGCCGCGCAGTTCGACCTCCTCTGGCCCCAGACCGAGGGGCGCCGGATCGAGAAGACGCGCTGGACCGGCCGTCTGGACGACGGGCACACTTTCGAGCTGGACGTCTTCGACGGCGACCTGGCCCCGTTGGTGACCGTCGAGGTCGAGTTCGGGTCCGAGACGGAGGCCACGGCCTTCGCGCCCCCCGCCTGGTTCGGCCGCGATGTCAGCGCGAACGGCCGCTTTCGCAACAAGTCCCTGGCGCTGTCCGGCGCGACCCTGATCCGCGAGCTGTTTGCATGA
- a CDS encoding BLUF domain-containing protein, with protein MSLAKLIYTSNHGGLDDGALDDILQRSRANNEHDGISGVLIASDEDFMQFLEGERSVIEECFMRIMKDDRHQCIRVWVAGETPARSFSKWSMHCIPVSQVEQDIVSRYFINGVFDPTQMTQVAIEELCAALSARL; from the coding sequence ATGTCACTTGCCAAGCTTATCTATACCTCCAACCATGGAGGCCTAGACGACGGGGCTCTTGATGACATCCTTCAGCGATCCCGAGCCAACAACGAACACGACGGCATCAGCGGCGTGCTGATTGCGAGTGACGAAGACTTCATGCAGTTCCTCGAGGGAGAGCGGTCCGTCATCGAGGAATGCTTCATGCGCATCATGAAGGATGATCGACATCAATGCATTCGGGTCTGGGTTGCTGGTGAAACCCCAGCTCGCTCATTTAGCAAGTGGAGCATGCACTGCATCCCTGTGTCGCAGGTAGAACAGGACATTGTCTCGCGCTACTTCATCAACGGCGTTTTTGACCCCACTCAAATGACGCAGGTTGCGATTGAGGAGTTGTGCGCGGCTCTGTCAGCGCGTCTCTAG
- a CDS encoding serine hydrolase codes for MRSTITQSDNTATNLLLDRVGGPQNLMNTCAQSGTTRRG; via the coding sequence GTGCGAAGCACCATCACGCAAAGCGACAACACCGCCACCAACCTGCTGCTGGACCGCGTCGGGGGGCCACAGAATTTAATGAATACCTGCGCGCAATCGGGGACGACACGACGCGGCTGA